A window of Micropterus dolomieu isolate WLL.071019.BEF.003 ecotype Adirondacks unplaced genomic scaffold, ASM2129224v1 contig_8836, whole genome shotgun sequence contains these coding sequences:
- the LOC123965191 gene encoding zinc finger protein 84-like isoform X1: MSKTITDGFLPLSSLRLIVPPLQLVSAALWEIVKQGAVMYYGLLEEFVTTVLETVPELLTYTERVQLVMGLRAKVVLELCRNDDFASPQGIQPHLSRINTYITNQEKETSSSEVKASVTSFFNLVHTLVEDQCQREIFYQKTFPTVFGPKYDSALQALMRKFLFNLQKLLPVPNLEQTSLSLSPFILKECVDFMNQPEPLNTLIQHHKHHGHKVPQASSSSGDDCILSSLSYHLPKVDNVEGDTLVKSGISQDRKRDNLLGSESKKDKEGNLKEINSELVRNVERNGQQHADDITEEEGASVEVILQPFDESECNDDDDMDKKMCHHLKTGSRTSPKTFKCRVCGKDFGSLGKLKRHRITHGGCVTNRMSQTYSTSQSIFFDQINLHPKPKTCIENNASRIETELSSLPSATHNPSNIINLPNFEQSNHGYNLVCHVCGKVFTYPKNFDKHRRFCAVNSKQQVETGPQCSTSFPSHSKPTPADKTKESFPSETETGPSGVLPHEPTSSDSPQEQTCKRSSRVKQCSVCGKTFTCSTDLTRHMRFHTEQSPHLCLYCGKDFDNYEDCEGHQEGKCRVSNLHSQDNSSSNASKGNQESGVAQIPTITDAPANLQAMQSPLTCPECGQGFTYYKRFEKHQRECSKRAPRRKKRKNMNHFIINACNVRSADNNGSHSETSYETKEIAETALSADGAYGCKAKSRTIKCTMCEKNFSKIVLMKRHYSESHKVSGSYPCPLCKRAFVRLCELVRHQQNKKLYQCAACNKCYTKPGLLNDHEKKVHTASVTPRVCETCGKSFKYLAHLILHQRKHRERQPSVCSYCGKQFSTKDCLRAHMVRHTDGYPCPVCGKKFYQKTYLKWHLYKHTGQEPYLCDTCGKGWPSAAQLKLHMVQHTEERPFKCEDCGVCYKRGSHLMAHRRAKHIGLRPFVCEVCSKAFRLNNELKKHTMVHTGERPYTCPRCNKTFTRKARLREHREKACV, translated from the exons ATGAGCAAGACAATAACGGATG GTTTCCttcccctttcctctctccGTCTTATCGTGCCCCCTCTGCAGCTTgtgtctgcagctctgtgggAGATAGTGAAGCAAGGAGCTGTGATGTACTACGGTCTGCTGGAGGAGTTCGTTACCACAGTGTTGGAAACAGTCCCTGAGCTGCTCACGTACACTGAGAGAGTCCAATTAGTTATGGGCCTACGTGCAAAG GTGGTGCTAGAGTTGTGTCGCAATGATGATTTCGCCAGCCCTCAGGGCATCCAGCCTCATCTGAGTAGAATAAACACCTACATTACAAACCAGGAGAAAGAG ACTTCCAGTTCTGAGGTAAAAGCATCAGTGACAAGCTTCTTTAACCTTGTTCACACTCTAGTGGAAGATCAATgccagagggaaatattttatCAG AAAACCTTCCCAACAGTGTTCGGCCCTAAATATGACTCAGCCCTACAAGCTCTAATGAGAAAATTCCTCTTCAATTTGCAGAAGCTGCTGCCTGTTCCAAACCTTGAACAA ACTTCCCTCAGTCTCTCCCCTTTTATCTTGAAAGAGTGCGTAGACTTCATGAATCAACCTGAGCCCCTGAATACACTCATTCAGCATCACAAACATCATGGGCACAAAGTTCCACAAG cttCATCTTCCTCTGGTGATGATTGTATCCTTTCCAGCCTTTCCTATCACCTACCAAAGGTGGACAATGTTGAAGGAGACACACTTGTCAAATCTGGAATCTCACAAGATCGGAAAAGAGATAACTTACTTGGCAGTGAGTCAAAAAAGGACAAAGAAGGAAACTTGAAGGAGATCAATTCAGAATTGGTTAGGAATGTAGAAAGAAATGGACAGCAGCATGCTGATGATATAACTGAAGAAGAAGGAGCCTCTGTAGAAGTAATACTTCAGCCTTTTGATGAGAGTGAGTGTAATGATGATGACGACATGgacaaaaaaatgtgtcacCATTTGAAAACTGGCAGTAGGACCTCTCCAAAAACCTTCAAGTGTCGTGTTTGTGGCAAAGATTTCGGTTCCCTTGGCAAACTAAAGAGGCACAGGATTACCCACGGTGGTTGCGTTACAAACAGAATGAGTCAGACATATTCTACGAGCCAAAGTATCTTTTTTGATCAGATAAATTTACACCCTAAACCAAAGACTTGTATTGAGAATAATGCTTCTAGAATAGAAACTGAGCTTTCCTCTTTGCCAAGTGCCACACATAACCCATCAAATATAATTAATCTTCCTAACTTTGAGCAGTCTAATCATGGCTATAATCTCGTCTGTCATGTTTGTGGCAAGGTTTTCACTTACCCAAAAAATTTTGACAAACACCGGAGGTTTTGTGCGGTCAATAGTAAACAACAAGTAGAGACAGGCCCACAGTGTTCCACTAGCTTTCCCAGTCACTCCAAACCAACCCCTGCTGATAAGACCAAAGAGTCTTTCCCTAGTGAAACTGAAACTGGGCCTTCAGGTGTTTTACCCCATGAACCAACATCTTCCGACTCACCACAAGAGCAAACGTGTAAAAGAAGCAGTCGTGTCAAACAATGCTCCGTATGTGGGAAAACATTTACCTGCTCTACTGACTTGACGAGGCACATGAGATTCCACACTGAACAGAGTCCTCACCTTTGTTTGTATTGTGGGAAAGACTTTGACAACTACGAAGACTGCGAGGGACACCAGGAAGGTAAATGCAGAGTTTCAAACCTGCATTCACAGGACAATTCCTCGAGCAACGCAAGTAAAGGGAATCAGGAAAGTGGTGTAGCTCAGATCCCAACAATCACAGATGCACCTGCTAACTTGCAGGCCATGCAGTCACCTCTGACGTGTCCGGAATGCGGCCAGGGTTTTACGTACTACAAGAGGTTTGAGAAGCACCAGAGGGAATGTTCCAAAAGAGCTCCTCGTAGGAAAAAGCGAAAAAACATGAACCATTTTATTATAAATGCGTGTAATGTCCGATCAGCTGACAACAATGGGAGTCATTCTGAGACAAGTTATGAAACAAAGGAAATTGCAGAAACGGCACTCTCCGCAGACGGTGCATATGGCTGCAAGGCAAAATCTCGCACAATCAAGTGCACCATGTGTGAGAAGAACTTTTCAAAAATTGTCCTCATGAAAAGACATTATTCCGAGTCACATAAAGTTAGCGGCTCATACCCCTGTCCTTTGTGCAAGAGAGCTTTTGTCAGGTTGTGCGAATTGGTTCGacatcagcaaaacaaaaaactgtacCAGTGCGCTGCCTGCAACAAATGTTACACGAAGCCCGGACTACTAAATGATCATGAAAAAAAAGTACACACTGCAAGCGTAACACCACGCGTTTGTGAAACATGCGGCAAAAGCTTCAAATATCTCGCTCATCTGATTCTGCACCAGCGCAAGCATAGAGAACGGCAACCTAGCGTTTGTTCCTACTGTGGGAAACAGTTCAGTACAAAAGACTGCCTAAGAGCGCACATGGTGAGGCACACAGATGGCTACCCGTGCCCAGTATGCGGGAAGAAATTCTATCAAAAAACATACCTTAAATGGCATCTGTATAAACACACGGGGCAAGAGCCGTACCTGTGTGACACGTGTGGGAAAGGCTGGCCGAGTGCAGCCCAGCTCAAGCTTCACATGGTCCAACATACAGAGGAAAGGCCGTTCAAGTGTGAAGACTGCGGCGTGTGTTACAAGAGGGGATCCCATTTGATGGCTCACCGTAGAGCCAAACATATTGGGTTGCGGCCATTCGTGTGTGAGGTTTGCAGCAAAGCCTTTAGattaaacaatgagctgaaaaaacacacaatggttCACACGGGGGAACGGCCATACACGTGTCCAAGGTGCAACAAAACATTTACGAGAAAAGCTCGCCTTAGGGAACACAGGGAAAAGGCATGTGTGTAA
- the LOC123965191 gene encoding uncharacterized protein LOC123965191 isoform X3, protein MSKTITDGFLPLSSLRLIVPPLQLVSAALWEIVKQGAVMYYGLLEEFVTTVLETVPELLTYTERVQLVMGLRAKVVLELCRNDDFASPQGIQPHLSRINTYITNQEKETSSSEVKASVTSFFNLVHTLVEDQCQREIFYQKTFPTVFGPKYDSALQALMRKFLFNLQKLLPVPNLEQSA, encoded by the exons ATGAGCAAGACAATAACGGATG GTTTCCttcccctttcctctctccGTCTTATCGTGCCCCCTCTGCAGCTTgtgtctgcagctctgtgggAGATAGTGAAGCAAGGAGCTGTGATGTACTACGGTCTGCTGGAGGAGTTCGTTACCACAGTGTTGGAAACAGTCCCTGAGCTGCTCACGTACACTGAGAGAGTCCAATTAGTTATGGGCCTACGTGCAAAG GTGGTGCTAGAGTTGTGTCGCAATGATGATTTCGCCAGCCCTCAGGGCATCCAGCCTCATCTGAGTAGAATAAACACCTACATTACAAACCAGGAGAAAGAG ACTTCCAGTTCTGAGGTAAAAGCATCAGTGACAAGCTTCTTTAACCTTGTTCACACTCTAGTGGAAGATCAATgccagagggaaatattttatCAG AAAACCTTCCCAACAGTGTTCGGCCCTAAATATGACTCAGCCCTACAAGCTCTAATGAGAAAATTCCTCTTCAATTTGCAGAAGCTGCTGCCTGTTCCAAACCTTGAACAA AGTGCGTAG
- the LOC123965191 gene encoding uncharacterized protein LOC123965191 isoform X4, with translation MSKTITDGFLPLSSLRLIVPPLQLVSAALWEIVKQGAVMYYGLLEEFVTTVLETVPELLTYTERVQLVMGLRAKVVLELCRNDDFASPQGIQPHLSRINTYITNQEKETSSSEVKASVTSFFNLVHTLVEDQCQREIFYQKLLPVPNLEQSA, from the exons ATGAGCAAGACAATAACGGATG GTTTCCttcccctttcctctctccGTCTTATCGTGCCCCCTCTGCAGCTTgtgtctgcagctctgtgggAGATAGTGAAGCAAGGAGCTGTGATGTACTACGGTCTGCTGGAGGAGTTCGTTACCACAGTGTTGGAAACAGTCCCTGAGCTGCTCACGTACACTGAGAGAGTCCAATTAGTTATGGGCCTACGTGCAAAG GTGGTGCTAGAGTTGTGTCGCAATGATGATTTCGCCAGCCCTCAGGGCATCCAGCCTCATCTGAGTAGAATAAACACCTACATTACAAACCAGGAGAAAGAG ACTTCCAGTTCTGAGGTAAAAGCATCAGTGACAAGCTTCTTTAACCTTGTTCACACTCTAGTGGAAGATCAATgccagagggaaatattttatCAG AAGCTGCTGCCTGTTCCAAACCTTGAACAA AGTGCGTAG
- the LOC123965191 gene encoding zinc finger protein 665-like isoform X2 has product MSKTITDGFLPLSSLRLIVPPLQLVSAALWEIVKQGAVMYYGLLEEFVTTVLETVPELLTYTERVQLVMGLRAKVVLELCRNDDFASPQGIQPHLSRINTYITNQEKETSSSEVKASVTSFFNLVHTLVEDQCQREIFYQKLLPVPNLEQTSLSLSPFILKECVDFMNQPEPLNTLIQHHKHHGHKVPQASSSSGDDCILSSLSYHLPKVDNVEGDTLVKSGISQDRKRDNLLGSESKKDKEGNLKEINSELVRNVERNGQQHADDITEEEGASVEVILQPFDESECNDDDDMDKKMCHHLKTGSRTSPKTFKCRVCGKDFGSLGKLKRHRITHGGCVTNRMSQTYSTSQSIFFDQINLHPKPKTCIENNASRIETELSSLPSATHNPSNIINLPNFEQSNHGYNLVCHVCGKVFTYPKNFDKHRRFCAVNSKQQVETGPQCSTSFPSHSKPTPADKTKESFPSETETGPSGVLPHEPTSSDSPQEQTCKRSSRVKQCSVCGKTFTCSTDLTRHMRFHTEQSPHLCLYCGKDFDNYEDCEGHQEGKCRVSNLHSQDNSSSNASKGNQESGVAQIPTITDAPANLQAMQSPLTCPECGQGFTYYKRFEKHQRECSKRAPRRKKRKNMNHFIINACNVRSADNNGSHSETSYETKEIAETALSADGAYGCKAKSRTIKCTMCEKNFSKIVLMKRHYSESHKVSGSYPCPLCKRAFVRLCELVRHQQNKKLYQCAACNKCYTKPGLLNDHEKKVHTASVTPRVCETCGKSFKYLAHLILHQRKHRERQPSVCSYCGKQFSTKDCLRAHMVRHTDGYPCPVCGKKFYQKTYLKWHLYKHTGQEPYLCDTCGKGWPSAAQLKLHMVQHTEERPFKCEDCGVCYKRGSHLMAHRRAKHIGLRPFVCEVCSKAFRLNNELKKHTMVHTGERPYTCPRCNKTFTRKARLREHREKACV; this is encoded by the exons ATGAGCAAGACAATAACGGATG GTTTCCttcccctttcctctctccGTCTTATCGTGCCCCCTCTGCAGCTTgtgtctgcagctctgtgggAGATAGTGAAGCAAGGAGCTGTGATGTACTACGGTCTGCTGGAGGAGTTCGTTACCACAGTGTTGGAAACAGTCCCTGAGCTGCTCACGTACACTGAGAGAGTCCAATTAGTTATGGGCCTACGTGCAAAG GTGGTGCTAGAGTTGTGTCGCAATGATGATTTCGCCAGCCCTCAGGGCATCCAGCCTCATCTGAGTAGAATAAACACCTACATTACAAACCAGGAGAAAGAG ACTTCCAGTTCTGAGGTAAAAGCATCAGTGACAAGCTTCTTTAACCTTGTTCACACTCTAGTGGAAGATCAATgccagagggaaatattttatCAG AAGCTGCTGCCTGTTCCAAACCTTGAACAA ACTTCCCTCAGTCTCTCCCCTTTTATCTTGAAAGAGTGCGTAGACTTCATGAATCAACCTGAGCCCCTGAATACACTCATTCAGCATCACAAACATCATGGGCACAAAGTTCCACAAG cttCATCTTCCTCTGGTGATGATTGTATCCTTTCCAGCCTTTCCTATCACCTACCAAAGGTGGACAATGTTGAAGGAGACACACTTGTCAAATCTGGAATCTCACAAGATCGGAAAAGAGATAACTTACTTGGCAGTGAGTCAAAAAAGGACAAAGAAGGAAACTTGAAGGAGATCAATTCAGAATTGGTTAGGAATGTAGAAAGAAATGGACAGCAGCATGCTGATGATATAACTGAAGAAGAAGGAGCCTCTGTAGAAGTAATACTTCAGCCTTTTGATGAGAGTGAGTGTAATGATGATGACGACATGgacaaaaaaatgtgtcacCATTTGAAAACTGGCAGTAGGACCTCTCCAAAAACCTTCAAGTGTCGTGTTTGTGGCAAAGATTTCGGTTCCCTTGGCAAACTAAAGAGGCACAGGATTACCCACGGTGGTTGCGTTACAAACAGAATGAGTCAGACATATTCTACGAGCCAAAGTATCTTTTTTGATCAGATAAATTTACACCCTAAACCAAAGACTTGTATTGAGAATAATGCTTCTAGAATAGAAACTGAGCTTTCCTCTTTGCCAAGTGCCACACATAACCCATCAAATATAATTAATCTTCCTAACTTTGAGCAGTCTAATCATGGCTATAATCTCGTCTGTCATGTTTGTGGCAAGGTTTTCACTTACCCAAAAAATTTTGACAAACACCGGAGGTTTTGTGCGGTCAATAGTAAACAACAAGTAGAGACAGGCCCACAGTGTTCCACTAGCTTTCCCAGTCACTCCAAACCAACCCCTGCTGATAAGACCAAAGAGTCTTTCCCTAGTGAAACTGAAACTGGGCCTTCAGGTGTTTTACCCCATGAACCAACATCTTCCGACTCACCACAAGAGCAAACGTGTAAAAGAAGCAGTCGTGTCAAACAATGCTCCGTATGTGGGAAAACATTTACCTGCTCTACTGACTTGACGAGGCACATGAGATTCCACACTGAACAGAGTCCTCACCTTTGTTTGTATTGTGGGAAAGACTTTGACAACTACGAAGACTGCGAGGGACACCAGGAAGGTAAATGCAGAGTTTCAAACCTGCATTCACAGGACAATTCCTCGAGCAACGCAAGTAAAGGGAATCAGGAAAGTGGTGTAGCTCAGATCCCAACAATCACAGATGCACCTGCTAACTTGCAGGCCATGCAGTCACCTCTGACGTGTCCGGAATGCGGCCAGGGTTTTACGTACTACAAGAGGTTTGAGAAGCACCAGAGGGAATGTTCCAAAAGAGCTCCTCGTAGGAAAAAGCGAAAAAACATGAACCATTTTATTATAAATGCGTGTAATGTCCGATCAGCTGACAACAATGGGAGTCATTCTGAGACAAGTTATGAAACAAAGGAAATTGCAGAAACGGCACTCTCCGCAGACGGTGCATATGGCTGCAAGGCAAAATCTCGCACAATCAAGTGCACCATGTGTGAGAAGAACTTTTCAAAAATTGTCCTCATGAAAAGACATTATTCCGAGTCACATAAAGTTAGCGGCTCATACCCCTGTCCTTTGTGCAAGAGAGCTTTTGTCAGGTTGTGCGAATTGGTTCGacatcagcaaaacaaaaaactgtacCAGTGCGCTGCCTGCAACAAATGTTACACGAAGCCCGGACTACTAAATGATCATGAAAAAAAAGTACACACTGCAAGCGTAACACCACGCGTTTGTGAAACATGCGGCAAAAGCTTCAAATATCTCGCTCATCTGATTCTGCACCAGCGCAAGCATAGAGAACGGCAACCTAGCGTTTGTTCCTACTGTGGGAAACAGTTCAGTACAAAAGACTGCCTAAGAGCGCACATGGTGAGGCACACAGATGGCTACCCGTGCCCAGTATGCGGGAAGAAATTCTATCAAAAAACATACCTTAAATGGCATCTGTATAAACACACGGGGCAAGAGCCGTACCTGTGTGACACGTGTGGGAAAGGCTGGCCGAGTGCAGCCCAGCTCAAGCTTCACATGGTCCAACATACAGAGGAAAGGCCGTTCAAGTGTGAAGACTGCGGCGTGTGTTACAAGAGGGGATCCCATTTGATGGCTCACCGTAGAGCCAAACATATTGGGTTGCGGCCATTCGTGTGTGAGGTTTGCAGCAAAGCCTTTAGattaaacaatgagctgaaaaaacacacaatggttCACACGGGGGAACGGCCATACACGTGTCCAAGGTGCAACAAAACATTTACGAGAAAAGCTCGCCTTAGGGAACACAGGGAAAAGGCATGTGTGTAA